GAATATTACATTTAAAAATAACACGTTCATAACTGGGATACCCGTCCAATTTCAAAAATCTCCGCTCTTGTTCATGCCGATCTGGGTTTTATTGCATAAGGTATAGTATCCACATCGAAAGGTGGTGCGATGATGAGTTATTACTATGGATATGGAGGATGTGGCTGTTACGGTTCTGGTTACGGATATGGATATGATTATGGATATGGTTATCAACCATCTTATGGAAACGGATTTGTATTAATTCTTGTACTGTTCATCTTACTCGTAATCATCGGAGCTGCTCTTTAATCCAAATGACATGGCATGGCAACCTCTAAAAAAGAGCATAAACCTCAGCAAATGAGGTTTATGCTCTTTACGTATGTTGACTTTCCCAATCACGTTCTTTTTTGCGCGCATAGATGTGGTGGCAAATTGCATTAATAAAAAAAATAGCTGCCATTATGGCAAAAAATGCATTCCAGCCTAAAACATAATAAAAGCTATAATTACGTAAATTTTCAATATACAAGCCTGATGGGTCAACGTAAGGACTTAA
The Bacillus shivajii DNA segment above includes these coding regions:
- a CDS encoding YjcZ family sporulation protein, producing the protein MSYYYGYGGCGCYGSGYGYGYDYGYGYQPSYGNGFVLILVLFILLVIIGAAL